In the genome of Streptomyces sp. SAI-127, the window GTCCGGCACCAGCATGTCGGAGAGGCGGCGCAGGATGGCCGTATGACTGAGGGACGAGGTGATGGCGGCGCTGGCGTCGCCGAGGAAGGTCAGCAGGCGCCGGGCCCGTTCCGCCTCGGCGCGCGCGGTCCGCTCGGCTTCCAGGAGGTCGCGCTGTGCGCGTGCCGCGGCCTCCAGGTCGGCATGGAGGGCCAGAACGCCCTGGTTGGTCTGATGGAGTTCCTCCCGGTGCAGCCGGACCAGGCTTTCCTGCTCGTCGAGGAGGCTCAGCACCTCCGCGGTGTCCTCGTCGGCGCGCAGCAGGGCCTCCGGCAGCGAGGTGGCGACGCTCGGACCTAGGTGGGCGGGCTGGTGAGGCAGAGAGCAGGTGAGTGCGGGGACGTCGTCCAGCACACCTGGCCCGGAATGGCCGACCGGGCTCAACGAAGCCTCGAGTCGACCGGTCTGCCCGGCGGCGGACTGCCGGACGTGGAGCAGGAGTTCCCACTTTCCGCCCCGGCCGAGGCAGCGGCGCAGCCGCGCTGTCAGCGCGGTCAGGAAGCGGGCTCGTTCCGGCGTCGGTGCCCCGGCGTCCGTGGCGATGCGGTCGGCGGCGGCGCGGGCCCGGGCGGCGTCGGCGACGGACGCGATTTTCCAGACGTCAGGGGGTGCGGTCATGCGCGTCCGTTCGGGGGGCAGGGGTCAGTACGGCCACACTGGCGTCGTCGCGCAAGGGGCGGGCAGCGCTGCCGGCGTCCCTCAGGACGACCGCGGCCACCACGGCCGGGTCGTGCACGGCGAGTCGGGGGTCGCCGGGGGGCACCCAGCGGCTGGGGAGCCCGTCGCTGTGCAGGACGAGCAGACTGTCCGGCGCCCATGCGGTCGCGGACAGGGGCACGGCGGCGGGGAAGTGGGCTCCGACGATGCCCGGGTGCGAGATGAGGGGCCGCCACCCGCCGTCGGCGCGCAGTCTGGCGCCGATGTTGCCGACACCGGCGAACGAGAACCGGCCGCTGTCCTCGTCGAGCTGTGCGACGCCGACGGCCGCGCCTCGTGTGGCCCGCAGCGCCGCGTGCAGGTGCCGCAGGATCTCGGCCGGCGGCAGATCGGCACACCGGCGAAGTTCTTCCACGGCGGCGGTGGACGCTTCGGCCGCCTTCTGCCCGTGGCCCAGCCCGTCCACGAGCATCAGCGTGACCAGGGGACCGGAGCGCACTCGGCTGAAGGCGTCTCCGGAGTGCTCGGCATGGGCCAGGGAGGTGGTGATCCCCCCGGCCCGGGTGCCCGTACGCGAGTGCACCTCCCGGGGTTGAGGGCCGCCGGGCGCCCGGGCCGGGGCGATGCGTGCCACCGCGACGGTGCCCCCGCCCGGTCGGCTGTGCAGGTCGAACTCGCCGGAGATGCGCCGGCAGGTGCCCAGGCCTGCCCCCAGGGAGGAAGGGGCGGTCGTGTGACCGTCCCGCATCGCCGCCGGGACGTTGTCGATGCCCGGACCGTGATCGAGTGAGGCGATCTGCAAGCAGGGCACGTCCTCGGCGCACGTGTCGGAGGGGGCGGTCAGATTGATGAGGACGCGGCCGCCGCCGGCGTGCTTGACGAGGTTGGTGCCCAACTCGGTGGCCACCAGCGCCGCGACCGCCGTGGAATGCGCGTCCAGTCCCGCGCCGGCGCAGGCGGCTTCGGCGGCGACGCGTACGTCCCGGACCCGGGTGCTGTCCTGCACCGGGATGTCCCACACCCTGCTCAAGGCGCACCTGTGCGGGGCGCGGGCAGGCCGGAGACCCAGTCGGTGATGGTGACGGTGGTGCCCCGGCCGGGGCGGCTGTCGAGAGCGAACTCCTTGACGAGCCGCTTGGCCCCGCTCAGCCCCATGCCCAGGCCGCCGCCGGTGGTGTAACCGTCGGCCATGGCGAGCTCGACGTCCCGGATGCCGGGGCCCGCGTCGACGAAGGACAGCCGCAGTCCGCGGTGGGTGCCTTCGGTCAGCACCGTCATCTCCATGTGCCCGCCGCCACCGTGCACGAGGGCGTTGCGGGCCAGTTCGCTCGCCGCGGTCACCAGCTTCGTCTGCTGGACCAGATTGAAGCCGAGGTCGGCAGCGGCCTGGCGCACTTGCTGCCGTACCCGGGCCAGGTCGGCGTCCGAGCCGATGGGCAGACGCGTGGTCGAGGCGATGGGGGCATGCATCATGCACCCTCTTCCAGGTGAGCGGTCGGAGCCGCCGAGGAGGCCCGGCCCAGCAGGGACAGGGCCTTCTCGACGTTCAGGGCGGTGCTCAGGCCGGGCAGGGTGAGACCCAGTTCGACCAGGGTGATGGCCACGGCCGGACGCATGCCGGCCAGTACGGTGCGCGCGGTCAGCAAGCGCGCGCTCGCGGCGATCTCGGCCAGAACACGGCCGAGGAAGGAGTCGATGATCTCCACGCCGGAGAGGTCGATCACCACACCGGCGACGGGCATCGCACTGGACGCGATACGCCGGGAGATTTCGTGCTGGAGTTGTTCGGCCGCGCCGTCGAGCAGCTCTCCCTGCAGGGTGACCAGCAGGACGTCGCCCAGCGCCAGTACCGGTACGGGGCCCGGGCCGGGACGCATGGCGGGGAGGCCGGTCACCGCGGGCCCGCCTCCATGACCGGGCGCGCGGAGACGACGATGCCCTGCTGGGTGAGCGCGTAGGCCAGCGCGTCGGCGAGGCCGGCCCGCGTGATGATGGAACCGAGGTCGATGCCGAGCTGGACGATGGTCTGGGCGATGGCGGGACGGATCCCGGAGACGATGCACTCCGCGCCCATCAGGCGGGCCGCGGCGACGGTCTTCATCAGGTGCTGGGCCACGAGCGAGTCGACGGTCGGGACGCCGGTGATGTCGAGGATGGCGTACGCGGCCCGCTGGTCGACGATGGCTTCCAGCAGGCTCTCCATCACGACCTGGCTGCGGGCGCTGTCCAGGGTGCCGATCAGCGGTACGGCGACGACGCCGTCCCACAGCTTGATGACCGGGGTGGCCACCTCCAGCAGCTGCTGGCGCTGCCGGGCGATGAGCTCCTCGCCCGCGCTCACCGTGGTCTCCATGATCACCAGGCGCAGTGTGGCGATCAGGACCGCCAGCGCCTGCGTGCACGCGGTGGCCCGCGCGTCGTCGGCGTCGTCCTGGAACTCGGCACGCAGCAGTGCGGTCACGGGCTCGCGCAGGCCCGCGACCTCGCCGGCGATCTGCACCGGCGTGAACCCGGCCCGGGCCCGGCCCGCGGCCGTCCGGCCGAGCTGGTCCCTCACGGTGCCGAGTCCCGGAGCCTCGACGTCCTCCAGCCGTCCGGATCGGGCCACGTCGGCCAGGGCGTCCACCACCGCTTTGCACGCCTCGACCGCCTCGTCCTGGGAGACGGTGAAGACCGTACGGAACAGGGCGGCGTCCGCCCAGCGTTGGGCGATCTGTTCACGGCGCCGTTCCAGGAAGGCGCCCAGCTCCTTCGCCGTCCCGGGGGCCGTGTCGTGCTCCGCCACCTGCATCGTCTCCCTGCCTGCGAGGCCGTAGGGCCCGCCGGGCGGTCAGGCCATGCGGCAATTATTGCCGCATGGCAAACGTTAACGCGAGCGTGTGGGGCGAACAACATGCGGTCGCCGCCACGGGGTCGGCTCGTCCGTCTACTCGAACTGCGGCCTGCCGCGCCAGTCCAGACACACGATCAGCGCGTCGTCGTCCGGCATGGTTTCGCCGCGGTGGCCGGTCAGCTCCCGCAGGATCGCGCGCGGCACGTCTGCGGCGGGCAGCAGCCGCGTGGAGTGGATGGCACGGGCGAGCGCCGCCTCCCCGTACGCCTCTCCCTTGGGGGAAGCCACGGCATGCACGCCGTCGCTGACGAAGACCAGCCGGTCACCGGGCTCGACGTCAAAGTCCTGCGCCACGTAGTCGGTCTCCTCGAACATGCCCAGTGGGAGCTGGGCTTCGAAGGCGACGCGTTCCACGGTTCCGCCGCGCAGACGCAGCAACTGCGGGGAGCCGGCGTCCACGACGCTCGCCCGGCCGGTGGCCAGATCGAAGTCGAACATCAGGACGGACAAGTAGCAGTGCCCCCGGTAGTGGGCGTAGACGGCCTGGTCCGCCAGGGCCGCCTGGTCCGCGATGGAGAGACCGGCGCGGCGGGCGTTGCGCAGTGCGTTGATGGCCAGGTTCGTCAGCAGGGACGCCTCTATGCCCTCGCCCATGCCGTTGGTGACGTACAGCATCAGATGGTCGGCGGTGGCGGACCAGTCGAAGTTGTCGCCGAAGATGGCGTAGGCAGGCTCCAGTTGGGCCCCCAGGTCGTACTCGGGGCGGGAGCAGGCGCGGCCGGGCAGCAGCTGCCACTGCATCTCGGCGGCCAGCGTCAGCCGGTCCTTGCGCCGCGCCTGGAGATACAGGTCGGTGTCGCGCTCGGCCACGACCACCTCGTGCCCCAGTACGTCGGCGATGTCGGCCAGTTCGGACTCCCAGCGGTGCGCGGCGTCGCCGTCGGACAGCGTGAGCGACAGCACGCCGAGCCGGTCGCCGCGCACACTGACCGGCAGATGCAGCCGTGTCCGCCCGTTCCGCCCTTCCTCCCGGTACGGCTTCTGGGAACCGAAGGCCCGGCCGGCCGGGCTGTTGTGCACCGACACCGGCACCAGCGTGTGCGGCAGCACCGACACCGGCTGGAGCACGCTCAGGCCGTAGTCGGCCATGAACAGCTCGACGTCCTCCGCGCCGTACTGCTCGATCAGTACGGCGCGGATGGCGTCGAGCAACTCGTGGGGGGCCGCTGTGCGCAGAGCGCGCTCAACGGCCAGAAATCTCTTCATGATGCGAAATACCCCTGTCCTTCACCGGACGACGTACGGGTCCCCTCACGAGGTCGCCCCCCGATGGACCGCGTCGACCATCCCGGTCCCGTGTGGTCAGCGCGCGCGCCTAGTACGCTGACAGCACCCCAGTGCCTGCGAGAGTGTGATCGTGACTGCCTTCCGCCGCCGCTCAGAGCGCGATGAGGTCGCACGCGTGACCACCACAGCCGTCGAGCTGCTGGAGGTCGTGTGGGGCCGGGCCTCGACCGCGCCCACCTCCGCGTCGCAGCTTCGGGTGCTGCACATCCTCGAACACCATGACGGCATCAACCTGCGCACCCTCGCCGAGTCCCTCGCCTCGACGCCGCCGTCCACCAGTCGGCTGTGCGACCGGCTGGTGGCGGCCGGGTTCGTCGAGCGGGTCGTGAGCGAGGAGAACAGACGTGAGGTGCGGCTGCATCTCAGTGGCCCGGGCCGCGCCTTCCTCGTCGACCTGCGCGCCCGCAGGGAGAGGGAGTTGCAGACCGTGCTGGCGGACATGCCTGCCGGCAAGCGGGTCGCGCTGCTGGAGGGGCTGGAGGCGTTCTGCGTCGCCGCGGCCACGCATATACACGACGACGCGGCGGATTCCGGCAGCCGGACCGCCTGACCCGACGATCGCGCCGACAGCGTCTTTGTCACCTCTCGACAGGTCCTTCCCCGTGCGTCCGACACGGTTACTGTGTTGCTTCCCGGCTTTTGTTGTCAAACGGCAACAGTGCGTCTGACCGCCCTTACCCGACCTCGGTTACCCCGTCGCGGCGAGTTCTTCGGTGGGTGTGCCGTATGTCTCTCGAACGAGGGAAGCGGCGCATGTGCGGAGCCATCGGGGGAAGAGGATGGATTTCTGCTCAGCCGAAGCGCAACGTACGCGGCGCGAAGGTGCCTTCGGGACCGTCGGCGCGGCCGACCGACCACACCGTGTCGGTACCTGGCACCGGCGCCAGCCGCAGTGTCCGGGAGTCGCCCTCTCCGGCCACCACCGGTTCGCTGTACTCGGTGAACGACTGGCCGTTCCAGGCGAGGAAATCCGGCCCCGGGACAAGCGGCGGAGAGCTGCCGGCCGGACCCCACTTCTGCGAGCGGGCCACCGCGACCCAGGCCGGGCCGCCGGACGCGGAGGCCGCCAGTGAGCTGATCGAGCCGAAATCGGTGGGGACGCTCACCCGGCTCCACGTCTGCCCGTCGAAGCGGAGCAGCAGCGGCGGAATCGGCCGGCCCGGCGGGCCGCCGACGAACCCGGCCGTGCCACCCGCCCACACCTCGGTCGGCGAGACCGCCAGCACACTGCCCACGGCCGACCGCGGGAAGCCGTCCACGATCGTCTGCTGCCACGCCTGCCCGTCCCAATGGGACACGGCCGCACCCGAGTCGGTGGCGCCCGCGGCCCAGACGTCGTCGGCCGCCCGTATGTGCAGCCCGTACACAGATCCCGGCGGCACCGGCACGTCCCGCCAGCCGCTCCCGTCCCGGCGCAGCAGTACCTGGGCTCCGTCCCGCGAGCCGATCAGCCAGGCCTCACCGCCACCGGCGACGACACTCGTCAGCACCACACCGGGCGGCGGCCGGCTCTCGGACCAGGCGATGCCGTCGAAGCGGAGCAGGCGGGCGCCGCCCGCCGCATCGCGGCCGACCGCCCAGACCATGGTCGGTGAGGTGGCGGCGATGGACAGCAGCTCTCCCTGCCAGCCGATCCCGGACAGGCTCTGGCGGTGCCACACGGTTCCGTCCCAGCGCAGCAGCAGCGGGAAGCCCGGTGCCTCGCGCCCCACGGCGTCGGCGCCCACGGCCCACGCCTGGTCCGGGCCGAGCGCCACGGCCTCGTTCAGCGCGGCCTGGGGGCGTACCTGTGCCGGAACGGGAACATGCATCCAGGACAGGGGTTGCGCCGCGGCCGAGCCCATGACCGTGATGATGGTCATGGCGACAGCGAGGGCCGCGACGAGAAGTCTTCTTGTCATGCTCAGCCTCCCAGCCGTTCGCTCATTAGGTTCGGTTTCGAGCCGTAGATCTCGACGGTGCCGAAGGACAGCAGTGAGGACCCGGCCCTCGTCAGCGCACGCGGCTTGACGTCGATCGCGTTCGTGCGCTCCGGGCCGTAGGAGAAGGTGGTGCGGGGGCCGTCCACCCGCGCGTACTTCGACTGGAACGCGCGGTCGCTGCGCACCGGCAGCCACAGCGCGCCGTCCGGGCCGCGGACCATTGCCTCGGTGTAGGTGTCGCCCAGCGGCGGGTGGGCGGTGCGCCAGACGTGTCCGTTGAAGGTCATCAGGTAGGTGCGGGCCACGCCGTCGGTGTACTGACTGCCACCGATCGTGATCCGGCCCGACGGTTCGAGCAGCAGCGTGTGGACGTTGCTTTCCGGCGGCAGCGGCACCTTCGCGTCCTGCCATGCCGTGCCGTCCCAGTGCAGGACGGCGGTCCCGGTGCTGGTGTCCGCCCAGGCCCAGGCGTCGTCGGCGGCCCGCGCGGTGACTCCCATCAGGTACAGCACCCCGGCCGGGGTGGCCTGTGCGGTCCAGCGGGAACCGTCGTAGTGCAGCACCTTCAGCCCGGTGTCGTCCTCACCGACCACCCACGCACCACCCGGTGTCGCGGTGAAGTCCTGGTAGGTCCACAGGGTTTGCGGCAGCGGAAGGGCACTCCATCCTCCCGCCGACCGGCGCAGGATCTCGCCCTCTCCGGCACGGTTGTGGAAGATCCACACTTCCGCGCCGACGAACTGCACCTTGCCGAGCCAGCCCGGCTCACCGGCACCGGGGAAGGTGGTGTCCCGGCTCCACGCCGTGCCGTTCCACCGGTACAACATCGGCCGCAGTCCGTCGGCGGCCTGTTCGTGCCCGGTCGCCCACGCCTCGGCCGGCCCGCGGGCGGCCAGATCGGACACGGTCACGGGCGGGGCAGCCGGCGGCACCGGCAGCGCCGACCAGCTCGGTGTCACGGCAGGGTTCGGTGTCACGGCCGCAGCCGGCGACACCACCGCGGCACACGCGATCACAAGGCAGACGACGACCGCACGGAGACCGTTCACGAGACCTCCCAGAACGCGAAGGCCGCACACGCTATGGGCCTTCACCGATCCGTGGACAGACGGCATTCGGCCGATCGAGGCTCCCGGGGGGCGCGGTCAGCAACGGGACAGCAGGGTTGTGAGTTCAGGTCGGTGCGCGAGATCGTTCGAGACGATACTGCTGGTGTCGCCCACCGGAGGACTCGCGTGACCGATCCCGTGCCCGCCTCGCTGCCCGCCCCGCCCTACTACGCGGTGGTCTTCACGGCAGTGCGGACCGCCGGCGACAACGGCTATGGGGAGATGGACGAGCGGTTGTTCAAACTGGCCGCCGACCAGCCGGGATTCCTCGGCGTCGATGCCGCTCGCGGTGCGAACGGCCTGGGGATCACGGTGTCGTACTGGAGGGACGAGGAATCGATCGCCGCATGGCGGAATCACGCGGAGCACGCCCTGGCCCGTGCGTACGGACGCGAGCACTGGTATGCCTCGTTCGCGCTCCACGTGGCCAAGGTCGAGCGCGCCCACGCCTTCACCCGCCCGGCGGATACGTAGGTCCTGTTGCGCTCGGTCAGGCAGGCGCGGGCTCGAGACGTACGACGATGCCCTTCGACGTGGGCTGGTTGCTGATGTCGGCGACGCTGTCCAGCGGCACCAGGACGTTGGTCTCGGGGTAGTAGGCAGCCGCGGAGCCCTGTGCGGCGGGGTACGGGACCACCTCGAAGTTCTCGGCGCGGCGCTCGGTGCCGTCCGCCCAGATGCTCACCAGGTCGACGTGATCGCCCTGGGCGAGGCCGAGTTCACGCAGGTCGGCCGGGTTGACGAGCACGACGTGGCGGCTGCCGTGGATGCCGCGGTAGCGGTCGTCGAGCGTGTAGGGGATGGTGTTCCACTGATCGTGCGAGCGCAGGGTCTGCAACAGCAGGTGGCCCTCGGGCGCCTTGGGGATCACGCGCTCGTTGCGGGTGAACAGCGCTTTGCCGGCCGAGGTGTTGAACACGCCCTCGTTGACGGGGTTGGGCAGTTGGAAGCCGCCGGGCCGTGTCACCCGTGCGTTGAAGTCGTGGAATCCCGGCACGATGCGGGAGATGCGGTCACGGATCGTGCCGTAGTCCCCTTCGAACCGGTCCCAGGGGATGTCCGGCTTGCCGTCGAGGGTGCGCCGGGCCAGCCGGCACAGGATCGCGACCTCGCTCAGCAGCAGCGGGGACGCCGGTTCGAGGCGCCCCTGGGAGGTGTGCACCTCGCTCATGGAGTTCTCCACCGTGACGAACTGCTCGCCGTCGGCCTGTACATCGCGTTCGGTGCGGCCGAGGGTGGGCAGGATCAGCGCCGTGTCACCGCAGACTGTGTGCGAGCGGTTCAGCTTGGTGGAGATGTGGGCGGTCAGCCGGCACGAGCGCATGGCCTCCTCGGTGACCTCACTGTCGGGAGCGGCGCGTACGAAGTTGCCGGCCAGAGCGAGGAACACCTTGGCGCGGCCCTCGCGCATCGCCTTGATCGCGTTCACCGAGTCGAGTCCGTGCGGGCGTGGCGGATCGAAGCCGAACTCCTTCTGCAGCGCGTCGAGGAAGGAGTCCGGCATCTGCTCCCAGATGCCCATCGTGCGGTCGCCCTGGACGTTGCTGTGCCCGCGCACGGGGCAGACGCCGGTGCCGGCGCGACCGAGGTTGCCGCGCAGCATCACGAAGTTGACGATCTCCCGGATGGTGGGCACACCGTGCTTGTGCTGGGTGATGCCCATCGCCCAGCAGACGACGACACGCTCGCTGCGCAGGACCTCGTCGTGAACCTTCTCGATCTCCTCGCGGGTCAGTCCGGTCGCCGCGCGCACGTCGTCCCAGTCGACGGTGCGGGCATGCTGAGCGAACTCCTCGAAGCCGGCGGTGTGGGCGTCGATGAAGTCGTGGTCCAGGACGGTGCCGGGCCGGGCGTCCTCGGCTTCCAGCAGCAGGAGGTTGAGGGCCTGGAAGAGGGCGAGGTCGCCGCCGGGCTTGATGTGCAGGAAGCGGTCGGCGATCTGGGTGCCGCGTCCGATGACCCCACGTGGCTTCTGCGGGTTCTTGAAGCGTCGTAGCCCGGCCTCGGGCAGCGGGTTGACCGCCACGATGCGGGCGCCGTTGCGTTTGGCCTCCTCCAGGGCCGTCAGCTGACGGGGATGGTTGCTGCCGGGGTTCTGCCCCACCAGGAAGATCAGGTCGGCATGGTGGAGATCGTCGAGGCTGACGGTGCCCTTGCCGGTGCCCAATGTCTCGCTCAGGGCGAAGCCGCTGGACTCGTGGCACATGTTGCTGCAGTCGGGCAGGTTGTTGGTGCCGAAGGCGCGGGCGAAGAGCTGCAGGACGAAGGCGGCCTCGTTGCCGGCCCGGCCCGACGTGTAGAAGACGGCCTCGTCCGGGGAGTCGAGCGAGGTGAGCTCACCGGCGAGCACACCCAGGGCGTCGTTCCAGCCGATGGGCTCGTAGTGGTCCGAGCCCGGCCGCTTGATCATCGGTTCGGTGAGCCGGCCCTGCTGGTTGAGCCACATGTCGGAGCGCCCGGCGAGGTCGGAGACGCCGTGCTCACGGAAGAAGTCGGCGGTGATCCGGCGTTTCGTGGCCTCGTCGTTGATGTGCTTGGCGCCGTTCTCGCAGTACTCGTTGCGATGGCGCTGTCCCGGGGCCGGATCCGCCCAGGCGCAGCCGGGACAGTCGATCCCGCCGACCTGGTTCATGGCCAGCAGGTCCACTCCGGTCCTGCGCGGGGAGGTCTGCTCCAGGGAGTACTCCAGCGCGTGCACGACCGCGGGGACCCCGGCCGCCCACTTCTTCGGCGGTGTCACCGAGAGGGTGGTCTCCGGCTCCTCGCCGGGCGGGTTCTGCATCGCTTCGCCTTTCTCCTGCCGCGTCTGTCCTGCCGCCTTGCGGTACGCGGGTCAGCCGACGGGCCACTGGGCCACACGGCTCCTGGGCGGTTCCGGGTGATCGTGCTGTACCCGGCCGTTGCGGATGGTGCCGCGCCAGGCCCCGCCCTCCTGTCCCAGTCCCTCGATGAACTGCTTGAAGTGCAGGAGCTCGCGGCGGACCAGCCGGGCGGTCACCTGCGTGACCTTGGACGAGCCGGTGAGCCGTTTCGCGGCCCCGTGTGGCTCGAGCAGCATCCGGACGGTGATGGCCGTACCGCCCGACTCCGTCGGCCTGAACTCCACCTCACCCTGGTGCGAGGGGCGCTGCTCCAGGCCGCGCCAGGCCAGGTAGGAGTCGGGGTCCTGCTCGACGATCTCCACCGCGAAACGGCGGCGCAGCGGGCCGTAGCCGATGGTCCAGGCGGTCACGGTGGGCCTGACCTGTTCGACGCCGTGCACCACGGGCGAGAAGCGGGGGAAGGTCTTGAACTGCGTCCACTGGTTGTACGCCGTGCGCACCGGCACCGCGACCTCGACCGTCTCCTCGACGTGCCGCCTCCGCAGCGGCCGACGGCGCGTGACACCGTCACTGCCGGGGCGCATCCCCGGCGTGTTCGGGACGGCCTGCCGGGAGTCCTGTTCGCGCGCCATCGTGGCCTCTCCTCCGGTGCAGGGATCCGGGCCTCGCTCGCCCGCCTCCCTCTCGTGTGTCAGGGCTCCTCTCCCGGTTCCCACATCGCGCTCTTCGAGTCGCACGAATGCGACTGCATCCTGCTCGGCCCCCGGCTTCGGGGGAGCGCCGTCGACTGGCCTGGCGGGGCACCCCCATGGACGGCAGCCAGAATTCGTCGGCAGTTCATGCACGACTCGCCGCGTGCCGCAGCCTCACGGCGGCGGTGTGGCGGCACGCGTTCGTCCAGCGCATGGCTGTCTCGCGTAGTCCTCCCGCCGTCGGACGGGTGCGGGCCTGCCGTCGGTCCGGGTCTCCAGGGCGTGCAGCACGGCCACCATGTCCTCGTCGCCGTGGCCCTGTTCGACGGCCTCGCCGTACAGGGCGTGGCAGGCGTCGAGGAGCGGGGAGGCCAGACCGGCCTTGCGGGCGGCCTCGGCGATCAGGCGGTTGTTCTCCAGGACGTTGGTGGCGGCGGCCTGCACGGTGAAGTCGCGGGCCAGCAACTTGGGCCCCTTCACCCGTGAGACGGCACTGGCCATCGGGCCCGCGTCCAGGACGTCCCGGAGCAGACGCTGGTCGACTCCGTGCCGGTCGGCGAAATGGAACGCCTCGGCCAGCCCGGTGACGAGAGTGATCAGGAACAGGTTCACCGAGAACTTCATCAGCAGCGCGCCAGGGACCGCGCCGCAGTCGAACGTCTCCCGGCACATCGTGGCCAGGAGAGGGCGTACGGCCGCGACGGCGTCGTGGTCGCCCGCCGTCATTCCCACCAGCTCGCCCTGCTCGGCGGGGATGCGGGAGCCGGAGACGGGAGCCTCGACATACCGTCCGCCCGCGGCTCGGACAACGTCCTGCAGAGCGCCCGAGTACTCGGCCGAGGTCGTGCCCATGTGAACGACGGTCCGTCCGGCGACGAGACCGGCGAAGTCCGGGGTGTCGCGCCCCAGCACGGCGTCCACGGCGGCCTCGTCGGCCAGCATGAGGATCACGGTCCGGGCCCGCTCGAAGACCTCGGCGGGGCTCGCGGCGACCTCGGCACCGGCGGCGCCCAGGGCCTCGCACCGGCCGGGGGCGCGGTTCCACACGACGAGAGGCGTCCCGGCCCGGACGAGGTTGAGGGCCATGGGCCGCCCCATGGTTCCGAGGCCGATGAATCCCACGTACACAAGGCACCGCCTTCTCCGGCTCACACCGAAGCCGAGCCGTCGCCGCCCACTATGACAGCGGTCATAGTAAACGCGTCTATGACAGCGGTCATAGAGTGGACCCGCACAAACCACACAGGGAGGTCGGCGATGGCGGTGCCCGAGAGGGGAGCACGGGAGCGGATGGTCTTCAGCGCCGCACAGCTCATCCGGCGCGACGGGGTCGCCGCCACCGGCATGCGCGAGGTCGCCGCCCACGCCGGCGCGCCGCGCGGTTCGCTCCAGCACTACTTCCCCGGCGGCAAGGAGCAACTGGTCAACGAGGCGGTGGAGTGGGCCGCCCGATACGCGGGCAACCGAGTCGCCCGTTTCCTCGCCGCCCTGCCCGAACCGACGCCGAGCGGGCTGTTCGCGGAAATGGTGCGCCAGTGGACCGACGAGTACGAATGCGTCGGCTTCGCGGGAGGCTGCCCCGTCGCCGCCGCCACGGTGGACTGGGCCGAGTCGACCACGTCCACGCGGGCGGCAGTGGCGGACGCGTTCGCCACCTGGACCGCTCCGGTGGCCCGGGCGCTGACCGACATGGGCGTGCCCGAGGAACGAGCGGCCGCGCTGGCCACCCTCATGGTCAGCACCTTGGAAGGAGCGATCCTCATGGCCCGGGCGGAGCGGGACATACGTCCGCTGACGACCGTGGCCCGCGAACTCGGTCCCCTCCTCGACGCGGCGGTGAGCCGGGACGGCTGACCCGCCTCCTGCGGTCGACCGCACCTCCCCGCACGGCACTGGACCGATGATGAGTCACAGGCATCACGGGCCACTGCGCGTTCAATACGGTCATTGGCAACCGCCCCGCCGAAGTGCCGTGAGGTGCCTCCGGCCCTGCCAGCCGCGGTCACCCGCGCTGGATCGAGATCGACCTCAAGCGGGTGGTCTGACC includes:
- a CDS encoding SpoIIE family protein phosphatase, giving the protein MSRVWDIPVQDSTRVRDVRVAAEAACAGAGLDAHSTAVAALVATELGTNLVKHAGGGRVLINLTAPSDTCAEDVPCLQIASLDHGPGIDNVPAAMRDGHTTAPSSLGAGLGTCRRISGEFDLHSRPGGGTVAVARIAPARAPGGPQPREVHSRTGTRAGGITTSLAHAEHSGDAFSRVRSGPLVTLMLVDGLGHGQKAAEASTAAVEELRRCADLPPAEILRHLHAALRATRGAAVGVAQLDEDSGRFSFAGVGNIGARLRADGGWRPLISHPGIVGAHFPAAVPLSATAWAPDSLLVLHSDGLPSRWVPPGDPRLAVHDPAVVAAVVLRDAGSAARPLRDDASVAVLTPAPRTDAHDRTP
- a CDS encoding ATP-binding protein, whose amino-acid sequence is MHAPIASTTRLPIGSDADLARVRQQVRQAAADLGFNLVQQTKLVTAASELARNALVHGGGGHMEMTVLTEGTHRGLRLSFVDAGPGIRDVELAMADGYTTGGGLGMGLSGAKRLVKEFALDSRPGRGTTVTITDWVSGLPAPRTGAP
- a CDS encoding STAS domain-containing protein; this translates as MRPGPGPVPVLALGDVLLVTLQGELLDGAAEQLQHEISRRIASSAMPVAGVVIDLSGVEIIDSFLGRVLAEIAASARLLTARTVLAGMRPAVAITLVELGLTLPGLSTALNVEKALSLLGRASSAAPTAHLEEGA
- a CDS encoding STAS domain-containing protein, with product MQVAEHDTAPGTAKELGAFLERRREQIAQRWADAALFRTVFTVSQDEAVEACKAVVDALADVARSGRLEDVEAPGLGTVRDQLGRTAAGRARAGFTPVQIAGEVAGLREPVTALLRAEFQDDADDARATACTQALAVLIATLRLVIMETTVSAGEELIARQRQQLLEVATPVIKLWDGVVAVPLIGTLDSARSQVVMESLLEAIVDQRAAYAILDITGVPTVDSLVAQHLMKTVAAARLMGAECIVSGIRPAIAQTIVQLGIDLGSIITRAGLADALAYALTQQGIVVSARPVMEAGPR
- a CDS encoding PP2C family protein-serine/threonine phosphatase; translation: MKRFLAVERALRTAAPHELLDAIRAVLIEQYGAEDVELFMADYGLSVLQPVSVLPHTLVPVSVHNSPAGRAFGSQKPYREEGRNGRTRLHLPVSVRGDRLGVLSLTLSDGDAAHRWESELADIADVLGHEVVVAERDTDLYLQARRKDRLTLAAEMQWQLLPGRACSRPEYDLGAQLEPAYAIFGDNFDWSATADHLMLYVTNGMGEGIEASLLTNLAINALRNARRAGLSIADQAALADQAVYAHYRGHCYLSVLMFDFDLATGRASVVDAGSPQLLRLRGGTVERVAFEAQLPLGMFEETDYVAQDFDVEPGDRLVFVSDGVHAVASPKGEAYGEAALARAIHSTRLLPAADVPRAILRELTGHRGETMPDDDALIVCLDWRGRPQFE
- a CDS encoding MarR family transcriptional regulator, with translation MTTTAVELLEVVWGRASTAPTSASQLRVLHILEHHDGINLRTLAESLASTPPSTSRLCDRLVAAGFVERVVSEENRREVRLHLSGPGRAFLVDLRARRERELQTVLADMPAGKRVALLEGLEAFCVAAATHIHDDAADSGSRTA
- a CDS encoding antibiotic biosynthesis monooxygenase; translated protein: MTDPVPASLPAPPYYAVVFTAVRTAGDNGYGEMDERLFKLAADQPGFLGVDAARGANGLGITVSYWRDEESIAAWRNHAEHALARAYGREHWYASFALHVAKVERAHAFTRPADT